The genomic interval GTAAGAAGTTACGCAAGAGTTGTATATGGTCGTGCATGTGTTTGTCACCTGCTTGCACACTTGGCCATGGACTGACTGACCTGAAGCTCTGGTAGAGGGCGTGTTTGTGATTGTTGCTCCAGTCCTCCAGGTCAATTCGGAGGCTGTAGTCTCCCTGGGTGCTCAGGTCATGTATGTGGTCATTGCCCAGCCAGAACTCTGAGTTCAAGTCGCCAAAACCATCCCTGTAGTCCCTCCAGTTGCGGTCAAAGCTCACGGAGCCGTCAACTCGCCGCTGGATAACAGTCCAGCCACCACCTGAGGCAAAAAGCCAAGTCTCATGGGTTTCCTTCTGCTTCAACTGAGAACTACCGGTCATGTGTCTTTGTATTGTTCGTGCACATATACGCCATGTGACTCACCATCTGTGTCCATATCACAGTAAACCTCCACAGGCATGCCTGCCAGTGATGGCACTACAGTGTAGAGGCCTGATCTCCTCACTCCATTGTAGTAGATGGAAGCACAGTCGATGGGGCAGTTCCTCACATGCTGAATCTCTGAAGGAGGAAAATGTGTGACAGGACAGAGCAGGAGTGAATCAACAAGAGGAGTCTGGCACCCTCTGCTGGGAGATCAAAgtatgtgagtttttttttttaagtatgtACCTGGGTGCAGGGCTTCTTGAGTGCTCATGAGAGGGTTGGGACGGACGATGTTGATCAAACAACCAGGGCTTCTTTTTACTTTATTCACCAAAAGTGTCAGATTATGGAGTTGGCTctaaacagagagacaaacagtcACATTATCAAGAATAACTCATGCACATAGGTTCTGAAAACCTTTGTTCCCCTTCAAAGAAACTGCCTAAAACGCTCACTTAAATTGAAATAGTGCCAGTTAGGATAAGGAGACGCAGTGTACCTGTAGGTCCAAGATCAGAGTGCCCTGAAGGTGCAGCAGGGTGGTGGCTTCAGCATAGTGCACCTCCAACTCATGAAAACGTTGTTCCAAGGAGATGTTCAAATGGGTTCTCTCCTCACTCTGACATTATCcacataaatacagacacacacaatcaaaaaCATGCAGTAACTGTACTATGTACAAAAGCTATAATAACATACATGAACTATCTAACTAAAGACTAGCAGATAATGTTGGTCTTGGAATAATTTGGTTGgtttaaaataagaaatagctcacattttagtttttcagtgacaagaaacatgcacagagaaacaaacacatgacGTCATGCACTGATTTTTTCACTTGCTTTAAGTTTTGCTGTAATGGTGCACTGCAGCAGTTGCTAAATctgaattctctctctctctcagtgattCCACTGTTTACTgcttgtttcctctgttttgacATGACTGAAAGCGtgatacaaaaatataattattttaattgttgCCTCATTTTGTAATGTGTTGAGATGGTACTGAAAAtatacagcaaaaaaaatatattaatgaatCATGTGGCACCCTGGCCAGTCCTGAAGCCACACCAGGGTGGAGTGGCACCCACTTTGGGTGGGTAACTTGAATAAAATCCACTACTCATTTTTTAAGTGTATCTCCGTGCACAGATTAAAACTCAAATATGCAACCTGTGCTCTCAGGTGAATCCCTTGTTCTAAAAGTTAAAGCCACACACTTCAGTATGTGATCTATTCCTAGCCTGGACATGGAGGATAACACTAACTCCCATTACCACAAACCCTGGATCCCTGTCCCCTCCCTCTTCTAATGTACAACACATGGGCGCTTTCTGACCGTCCACCTGTGGCCACTGACCAGTCCAGGCTCACCGCCTGCCTGAGACGCATGAAGCAGCATGTGGAGGAGTAGGAGGCTAATCCTGTTAGAGACTAAGGTCAAGGACATGCTGGAGGGAAGCCAGCTTGATGACCAGGCACCACGTTACAGTGCAGAAGTGTACACAAGGAATAACGTCATGTGTTTCCTCCTCTAAACAAGAGCACAGGAGAGTATCTTTCATCAACCAAAATAACATTTAACAGCTAGTCAGACTTTATAGAGAGCAGTCCGGTTGAAGTGAAAGTAAATTTCAAATCAAAGCACCAAAGCTTTTTTGATCAAATATTTATGTCTAGTCTGTAGTGTCTCTCCACCAAAAGGCAGTGAGCAGaggaaatacaaaaaatgaaGTAAATATTGAATAAAAAGTCTAGCTCTGAAATGGTTTATTTAATACCTCATActcaaaagaacagaaaaagttTACTTTCCAAATGAGGAAAACAGTGAATTCTGATACATCACCAAGAGGAAGTCACACTGTCACAACATCCAGAGAGTCTCCATGAAGACTAAAGTACTCAAAGCAGTTGAAAGGATTGCTGCTGATATTTGACCCAGGTCTGCTAAGTCGAAACCTCACCTGCAGCTCGAGGACTTTGATGCGGTGCCGGTGgttcctcagctcctcctgcaaCTCGGAGATGGTCTCCTTCAGTGACGCGAtctgctgtttcctctcctcattCTCGTGCAGCCAGTAGGAGACCTCATCAGTGCAGCGAAACATATCCGGGCATCTCTGCTCGTCCAGCTGTGGCAGCGTGGCCACCAGCCGACACATCCCATCCTCCATCACCTGTTTGATGGAGAAGATCTGATCAGGAGAGACCTCCAGCTTCTTGTCAGACAGGGAACCTTCCAGCTTAATTCTGACAATCAATCTTTGTAGTTATGTTTTAGCTCACAATttatcaaatgcatttttttgtgtgcCTCAATGTAAAATAATTGTAACATAAATGGTTCTTAAGTAAGTAGCTTTACCTCAGCCAACTACAGCATGAAACTATTTCAAGTGCATGAGGCCCAAAGGACTTAttcaatatttcatttaaaagacaataaaaaagtttgtttgtttgtttttccagacaTATTAATCATCTCAAGACCCCTCACATTTTCCTTGTGACCCTCTGAAGGGGCCTGTGCCAGAGGTTGGGAACCATTTGGACTAAACTGTATCTAAAATACATAGTTACAAATTGCTGCATCAGTATTAACTATCTATCTATTAACTATCTGATAATGTCATATATAATATGTATCAGACACAGGAGCTGTTTAAAACTTGTAATGCACTAATTTTATATTGTCACACTGATACTTCTCCCGTCACTTCTGTCTTGCATGTTTAATTCTATATTTCTGGCAGTACACTACAGTCATGACGTCACTTTTTCAgtacagtaaatgtacttgGAAATGAAACACACGTCTGGAGTAAAAGAAGGAAACTGACGACAGTAATACATTTCTACTGCAGCAGCTCGCTGTGTGTTTGCTATGCCTCTAATAATTACCTGGTTAGTGTACTCCCCACACTGGGAACCCCCGCCATTGCGCCGAGTGGTGGCGTTCAGGTCGTCTGCCGTGGCCTCTGGGAGCAACACGATGAGgatacagagagcagagcacacGCTCCAGCCGGGGGGGTAGCTTTTGGACAGGAGAGACATTGTTGCTGCCCGGTTAGTCTGTCCCTGTTTTGTGCGTGAGAGCGGGGGTGGTCCTCCCGTGTGTATCAGCCTCTGCTGGCTCTGTCTATAGAGTgaacaacacagaaaataactgtgttattttccttttctaGAGAATTGTCTAATTCACAGAGCTATCAAGAAACCTTCTAGCACACaagtcattttctctctctcacacacacacacacacatctctttgCCTGTGAGTATGACTAATGAGACATGAACTTAGGAAAGTGAGATTAATTAAGAGTAAGGTGATCCCCTGTAGTTTGTCCTCAGGTaactcagtaaacacacacacacaggctcacacacatCAGCCACTCTTATAGCCAAACTGAGATTCTGACTTCAGGAATCAGGTGATtgcattcagtgttttctaacTTTCTAAATCTTACCTATTGCCATAAATACAATCAATAAAAAGataacatgacaaaatgtctaTGCATTTCTATGGACAAAGATGTTTACTTTGCACCTGTAGCACCTGTGGAAATGATGATTTACTCACCTGAGTTACAGACCATCTCCAACCCCACTCCTGGCCCATTTCGGGCCGAGGGGTTCTAtccattttcttctccttctctgtatctctccctgtattgctttctctctcactctgttttcctcatgctcatcctcactctctctctctctctctctctctctctctctctctctctctctctctctctctctctctctctcagtgtgggTATCTTAGTCCCATAATCCACCCCTAAGAGGATTCAAAGCGActgagggatggagagaggcagacaaacaGGGAAGTGGTAATAAAATTATGGCTAAAAGCCAgacatgagagaaaaaaaaaaaaaaaaaaaaaaaaaaaaaaaaaatatatatatatatatatatatatatattatatatatatatatatatatatatatatatatatatatatatattacaagCAATAggttttgtttgcctgttttttattcattacatGAAATGCTGTGGCGATATGTAGTGTTGTTTCATGGTTATA from Lates calcarifer isolate ASB-BC8 linkage group LG7_1, TLL_Latcal_v3, whole genome shotgun sequence carries:
- the LOC108895672 gene encoding LOW QUALITY PROTEIN: angiopoietin-related protein 7-like (The sequence of the model RefSeq protein was modified relative to this genomic sequence to represent the inferred CDS: deleted 1 base in 1 codon); translated protein: MSLLSKSYPPGWSVCSALCILIVLLPEATADDLNATTRRNGGGSQCGEYTNQVMEDGMCRLVATLPQLDEQRCPDMFRCTDEVSYWLHENEERKQQIASLKETISELQEELRNHRHRIKVLELQSEERTHLNISLEQRFHELEVHYAEATTLLHLQGTLILDLQSQLHNLTLLVNKVKRSPGCLINIVRPNPLMSTQEALHPEIQHVRNCPIDCASIYYNGVRRSGLYTVVPSLAGMPVEVYCDMDTDGGGWTVIQRRVDGSVSFDRNWRDYRDGFGDLNSEFWLGNDHIHDLSTQGDYSLRIDLEDWSNNHKHALYQSFSVEDEEHQYRLHVSDFSGTVQDSFSWYHDKQGFSTPDSGNICAEISHGGWWYNQCFYANLNGVYYRGGHYTPQGRGPLGPDGIVWYSWRDSDYYSLRKVSMMIRPRSFRTRLSP